Proteins from a single region of Oenanthe melanoleuca isolate GR-GAL-2019-014 chromosome 12, OMel1.0, whole genome shotgun sequence:
- the GPR27 gene encoding probable G-protein coupled receptor 27 — translation MANSSELGSSSSPHLPSAGGLLSASGLKLATLGLILCVSLAGNVLFAWLILKDRHLHRAPYYLLLDLCLADGLRSLACFPFVMLSVRSGAAWPHGPLSCKVLAFLAVLFCFHAAFLLFCVGVTRYMAIAHHRFYAKRMTGWTCLAVVCMVWTLSMAMAFPPVFDVGTYKFIREEEQCIFEHRYVKANDTLGFMLMLAAVIAATHLVYIKLLFFIHGHRKMKPAQLVPAISQNWTFHGPGATGQAAANWTAGFGRGPTPPTLVGIRQATHSQIKRLLVLEEFKMEKRLCKMFYMITLLFLLLWSPYIVACYLRVFIKASSIPQVYLTTSVWMTFAQAGVNPILCFIFNKELRVCLRAHFPCCQSIQSTQGTILCDLKSFGM, via the coding sequence ATGGCGAACAGCAGcgagctggggagcagcagcagcccgcACCTGCCCAGCGCCGGCGGCCTGCTGAGCGCCTCCGGGCTAAAGCTCGCCACGCTGGGGCTGATCCTCTGCGTCAGCCTGGCCGGCAACGTGCTCTTCGCCTGGCTCATCCTCAAGGACCGGCACCTGCACCGCGCGCCCTACTACCTGCTGCTGGACCTCTGCCTGGCCGACGGGCTCCGCTCGCTCGCCTGCTTCCCCTTCGTCATGCTGTCGGTGCGCAGCGGGGCCGCCTGGCCCCACGGGCCCCTCAGCTGCAAGGTGCTGGCCTTCCTGGCCGTGCTCTTCTGCTTCCACGCCGCCTTCCTGCTCTTCTGCGTGGGGGTCACGCGCTACATGGCCATCGCCCACCACCGCTTCTACGCCAAGCGCATGACGGGCTGGACCTGCCTGGCTGTGGTGTGCATGGTGTGGACCCTCTCCATGGCCATGGCCTTTCCCCCCGTCTTTGACGTGGGCACCTACAAGTTCATCCGCGAGGAGGAACAGTGCATCTTCGAGCACCGCTACGTCAAGGCCAACGACACGCTGGGCTTCATGCTCATGCTGGCGGCCGTCATCGCCGCCACCCACCTGGTCTACATCAAGCTGCTCTTCTTCATCCACGGCCACCGCAAGATGAAGCCGGCGCAGCTGGTACCGGCCATCAGCCAGAACTGGACCTTCCACGGGCCGGGCGCCACCGGCCAGGCGGCTGCCAACTGGACGGCCGGCTTTGGCCGGGGGCCCACGCCGCCCACCCTCGTGGGCATCAGGCAGGCCACCCACAGCCAGATCAagaggctgctggtgctggaggagtTTAAGATGGAGAAAAGGCTCTGCAAGATGTTCTACATGATCACcttgctcttcctgctgctctggtcCCCCTACATTGTGGCCTGCTACCTGCGGGTCTTCATTAAggccagctccatcccccaggtGTACCTGACCACCTCTGTCTGGATGACGTTTGCCCAGGCAGGGGTCAACCCGATCCTCTGCTTCATCTTCAACAAGGAGCTCAGGGTCTGTCTCCGAGCCCACTTCCCGTGCTGCCAAAGCATCCAGAGCACCCAGGGCACCATCCTTTGCGATCTCAAGAGCTTTGGGATGTAG
- the PROK2 gene encoding prokineticin-2, with translation MRSVRGAPPGLPHILLLLLMLLLAAGHGAVITGACDRDQQCGAGMCCAVSLWMRSLRMCTPMGNLGDECHPLSHRVPFSGRRMHHTCPCLPGLACLRTAHSRFRCLPDFRKEDAFF, from the exons ATGCGGAGCGTGCGCGGAGCCCCGCCGGGGCTGCcacacatcctgctgctgctcctgatgctGCTCCTGGCCGCGGGGCACGGCGCCGTCATCACCGGG GCCTGTGACCGGGACCAGCAGTGTGGCGCTGGGATGTGCTGCGCCGTCAGCCTCTGGATGCGCAGCCTGAGGATGTGCACCCCCATGGGAAACCTGGGAGACGAGTGCCACCCCCTGAGCCACAGG GTGCCCTTCTCTGGGCGGAGGATGCACCACACCTGCCCGTGCCTCCCGGGCCTGGCCTGCCTCAGGACTGCCCACAGCAGGTTCAGGTGTCTGCCAGACTTCAGAAAAGAAGACGCCTTTTTTTAG